The following DNA comes from Candidatus Woesearchaeota archaeon.
AAAAATGAGAGAAAAAGCTAAAACGACCTTGGTATCAGCATTATTTCCTTACGGCTTAGAGCGCGTTGAGGATAATGTTAAAAATTTTGTAGACAAAAAGCCTTTTGGAAAAGATGAAAGAAGGGGCTTGGAAATATGCAAAGCGGTGTGCCGCAGCTTGAATTTGCAATATTAGTGCTTATTAACAGAAGATGCAGAAAGGTAAAAATGGCAGAAAAAAATCCTCTTGAAGAGAAAATAAAGAAATTAGAAGAGAGAGCCAGGCAAATACAAGATGAAAATGCTCAGACTGCGCCTTCTTCTGCAGATGAAACATTTAATGCATTTTTACTTCCCCCTTTACCCGAAGTCAACCAAAAAAAGGCCGTAGAGTATGCATCATTTCCAGAAAAATACAATAATCTTGAAAAACGAACAGGAAGCTGGTTGAAAAGAGGCATAGTTGGTGTAATTGGATTGGCTATCTTTGGTTTGCTCGCATATGCTTATGTATCATCAAGGCCAATTAATCGCTTTCATTCAAGATTGAGTAATATTAAAGAGAATATTGCTCATCAAAAATACGACGGGCTTACAGAAAAGGTAAGAGCATTAGCAACTGATGTAGGAAAAGAAAAGCCTACTGTTCCCACTAAAAAGATTTTAGAAGAATTACAGTCACTTACTTATAAAAAATCAATAAAGATAGAAGCCAGAACTGAAAGAAGGCTTGTTAAAGAAGGGCATTACGAGCAGGTTTGGGTGGAGCCACAGTATGAAACGAAGACAGTAGACCCGGTCGGAAATGCAATCGGATCAGTTTTACAATGGCTTCCATTTAATTGGTCAGTCAGCCACAGTTTACCTGTTAAAGAAAAAACTGTAAAGGTCAAAGATGGGTATTATGAAAACAAATGGGTTGCACCAGTTTATCAAGATATAACTTTTCCTGCGCATTACCAAAAAATAGAAATCAACCCCTATAATGATACGCAAAAAGTAATTGAAGATAACATTCCAATAAAATAAGCGTCATGCCAAAAAAGAGATGTTGTACTTTCAGCTACAACATAAGTTTATATAAAATATCCGCTTAACAAGCATAAGATTTTCAGAAAATACGGAAAAACAATGAAAAACGGAGGTTGAGAACATGGACTCAGACTTCAGATATATCCCGCCACCAGAAATAAAAATTGACCCGATTATACCGCTTATGCCCATTATAGAGCTGCCAAAAATTGACCCAATAATCAAAATAGAAAAAGAGCCAGAGTATTTCCTCATATTTGACCCTTCAGTCAAAGTCTATAGGCCCTTCCTTAAGTCCATTTATGACTGATGGAACTTTTTTGGTTAATGCAAAATATGCGCATTGATTAACATATTATCTAAGAAATATGTTGTACACTTAACCACAACATAACTTTATATAAAAAATTCTATCAGAGTAGCTTAACTTTTTCCAAAAACATATGATATTTTTTGAAAAAATGCCTATTATTCAACAAAAAAGGGAAATTAAATGCTAAATCCAAGAGATCTGCTGATAATCATGCAGTTAAGAAAGAACGCAAGGCAGTCGCTTGTAGACATTTCAAAGGAAACGAAAATACCTGTAAGCACGATTTACGATAAAATAAGATCGCATGAGAAGGGGGCTATAAAGAAGCACACAGCGCTGCTGGATTTCCAAAAGCTGGGCTTCAACATCAGGATAAAGCTATTGCTCAGCGTAAAAAAAAGGGAAGATTTCCAGAAATTCATTTTAAGCCATGAAAACATAAACTCAGCCTACCAGATTGACGGCGAATATGAGTTTATGCTTGACTGCATTTTCAGGTATATGGCGGATATGCAGGATTTTATGAAGAAGATCGAGCAGTACGGCGTTGAAAAGAAGCAGATGCACTATGTTTCAAATGAGCTGAAGTGCGAGTCATTTTTGGAAGATTCGGCTTATCCGGAAACAACATGATGCCGCTGTTGTACTTCCGACTACAACATAAGTTTATATAAAAAATCCAACTAACAATCGTTAGATTTTCCGAATATCCAGAAAATACCGAGGAAACACAAAATGTTTGAAGTGCTGATTGAAAAAACAAAAAAAGTTTACAGCAGGCTCGTTGAAGATCGCTCGAAATCAAATTGGATGTACGATCATTCGGCGTATAAGCCAATTGACACATCAGCTGCAACAGGCAACGGGTGGTTAAACAGGCAGGCTATACTTTACGCATTAAACGGCAAAAAATGAAAAATATCATCAGTTCAATAATATTGATAAGGAAAGCAGGCAATGAAAATGCCAATAGCGGGCCTATATTGGAGGCCATCATAAGAGAATGTGATTTTTCAGACAGGAATTATTTGATTAATGATCGATGGTATTATGTTGAAGTTTATGCTGATGGGCTTACAAAGCAGGATGTCAAGAAAATAAAGAAAGCGTCATCACAATCATATTGCATTAATCCAATATTAAATTGATTTTGGAAAAATAAAATTCGAAATAGCGTGAGCTATAGAACAAGAAGGAGGTCGATTGAAAATGAAATACCAACAAACTAAGTTGTATGAGCTAGTCAGGAACACTATATTAACAGGGCTTCTAGTAGCAACACCGCTTGTTGCGAGTGGTTGTTTGAAATCAACAGACCCTTATATAAAAGCAGAGCAAAGTTTGGATACAGTTGCAAAGTATGCAAGCAGAAAACCAAGAACAGAGGCTGAGGCTAAGAGCAAGCAGCAGTTCATGGCAAAGGCGAAGAAAAACATAGTGCAGATTACTGCTGCAAGCCCTGAACTGAAAGAAGAACTCTGGGAAGAGGCTTATTTACCTTCTGAAAAGCAGCAAAAAGCAATTGAGACTGTAAGCGGGATGCCTCTTACGCAGAGAGTTGGCGTAGTTTTAAAGCCGTCTGCAGATCAGATTAACTCTGAGAGAAATAAGCTTTATAGCGAAGCAAAAGGATTAGATGAAGCAGCAACAGCAATAGACCTATATGATGTGAAAAGAGGGGATACAAGCAGCATAGATGCTAAGTTAGATGATGATCCAGAAATAGCAAGGCTGCAAAGAATGAAGTTGAACATTGAGCTTTTAAAAAGAGAAGCCGGAGAAAATAATATTCCATAGGAGGTGGAAAAATGATACCGCGAATAATAAAATATGGCATGGTTGTTGGAACAATAGTTGGAGCAGCATATTTGGGTTATGACTACAGTGAAAGAAAGCATGATAGTTACATATCGCAATTTATAGGTGGGATGATAAATGTTGCCAAAGGAGAAAATGGCAAGCCTTACGTAGCTAAGACATCCTTAGACGACAATCTAGACAAGGTATTAGAAGCAAATTCACAGGAATTGGTTGCAAAGCTTAACCAAAAAGAAAAAGAGATTGATGCAAGGATTGCTAAGACACAGGCTGAAAAGGTTTCGCAAAAAGTCAGACATTAAAGATGTCAGACAATGAAAACGGCTATAAATTCGAAATATTTGTTGAAAAGCTGTACAAAAACCTTGGAAAGGACAATGTGCAGCGGAACTTATTGCTAGCTGACAGAACTAGCAATAACGGCCAGAGATGCCAGATTGACCTGGCATTTGATGACTGGCTTGCAAAGCGCTATGTGGAATGCAAGTATTACGAAAATACAAGCGTTCCATTTGGTGATGTTGAAGAGTTTGTAACCAAGCTCGGAAAAATAGGAGCAGAAACATGCCAAGGAATAATGGTTACAAACAGCAGCTTTATGCCATCAGCAATGAAATATGCAAAAGAGCATGGCTTGCATTTGATCGATGGCCTAAAACTTGAGGAAATATACCGGAAAAGCTGCTTATGCGACTGCGACTTCATTCAATTCATCAAGTACAAATTTGGAAAAAGATCATTGGGAGATGAGGTTAACAAGATTGAATTAAAGAAAGAAAATAGATAATGATAAAGAAGGAGGAAAACAAAATGACTGAAGAAAATAAAAACCCTGGAACTGGAGGAGAAGGTGCTTTTTTTGGAGGTGCAGGTGCTCCACCAAATTCAACAGCAACCGCAACACCAACACAACTTGATACTGAAAATGGCAACGGTGTTTTAACTGATGCGCAAAGAGAAGTGCAAAGGACAATAAGAGAAAAACACGGCATCGATATTTTTGCTGAGAGTTTATTTGACCAAGAAGCTGGAAAATTCGTAGGGGATGACGAGGCATTAAAACATTATTATGAACAGCAAAAAAAAGAATATAAAAGCTTGATAAAGAGAGCGGCAGATACAGTAGTTGAACATGTACAAAAATTCAATATTAAACAAGTTGTAGATAAAATAGCCAGCAGTACAGGAGATAGAAAAGAGTTCTTATTTAGTACTAAAGATGCCATTCCAACAGGAGCATTGGAAAGGGAAATACAAGGTTTAACTGAAGATAAAGCGTTACTTGAAAAAGCACAAAGTGTGACTCAAAAAACAATTAATACACTTGAAGATAAATGTGATGAATTTCATAGAAAGGGCGAAGAAGCAAAAAACAGGACATACCAAAATGCGAAAAAAGCTTCTCAGGCAGAAAAAGAAATGGCAAGATTAGTAGAAGAAAGTCAGAAGATAGATACCAATTACCGAGCAAACAAAATAAGCTATGAGAAATCAATGGAAGAAAAATACAATATCAACCAAGAAATCAGAAGACAAGACAATATCTACCGGGTCGCAAATTTATCGGTGAAAAAAGAAAAGATAATTGGAAAGCTATCGGAGCAGAGCGAGAAGATCTACAAATATATGCTGCAGGACTTTTACTGGACCGAGCTTAGCAAAATTAGCACTGGTTTAACAGAAGTGGAGTACTCAATCAGTTTAAGGAAAGAAGTGCTAGATATGATGATAGACTTAGGAGACAAAAATATCTTCGAGAGGAATAAAATAATTGATAGAATAAGGAAAAAAGAAGGGATATTTGTTGGAACGTTAGAGAATGTTAAAACTTTACTAAAACATTACGCAGGAGAGAATGAGCGCTATATCAGCGAAAGTGAATCACCACTGCTAAAATTCAAAATCGAAGATAGGCTATTGTCTTAATTTATTTTTTTATTTTTTAGGTGATTCAAATGAGCAAAGTAAAGGTAAATCCAGACATAGTTGAAAAATATAGGCGATACTACAGGAATGAAGTTAATGATGGTTTTAAAGATGTAATCATTTCAAAAGACTACGATGACATATTGCACCTTCCATCATTAGATACGCTTGTTATTCTAAATTCCTTTGTTGAATGCTGGGCTATTTATGGTGCTGTATATGAAACTTTAAAAGATTATTTCTCACTCAGTGATGGAAAGTTTGGTCAAAAAGACCACATGAAATTAAATATGGTTTCAATGTTTGCCGGAATGTTAAGCGGGTATAATTTCATTAACAAACAGATACCGGATGATGTCCCTGTTCAGGCAATTAGTGTTAATTATACAAGCACAAATCCTTTTTTCGATGCAAAAAATTTATGCACCGGTGTAATAAGGCGCAAAGTTCCTCAAAGTTCTAA
Coding sequences within:
- a CDS encoding restriction endonuclease, producing MSDNENGYKFEIFVEKLYKNLGKDNVQRNLLLADRTSNNGQRCQIDLAFDDWLAKRYVECKYYENTSVPFGDVEEFVTKLGKIGAETCQGIMVTNSSFMPSAMKYAKEHGLHLIDGLKLEEIYRKSCLCDCDFIQFIKYKFGKRSLGDEVNKIELKKENR
- a CDS encoding Lrp/AsnC family transcriptional regulator encodes the protein MLNPRDLLIIMQLRKNARQSLVDISKETKIPVSTIYDKIRSHEKGAIKKHTALLDFQKLGFNIRIKLLLSVKKREDFQKFILSHENINSAYQIDGEYEFMLDCIFRYMADMQDFMKKIEQYGVEKKQMHYVSNELKCESFLEDSAYPETT